In the Trichoderma atroviride chromosome 4, complete sequence genome, ACTGAGACAGCATGGCCAGCGATGTTTAGCGCTGCCATTAGCGGGCTGGGCGCTATCGCCCGTTATCTCAGGCGACCCATTATCCGATGATGCGCCGAAGCATCTTCAACATAACAACCTCAAACTTCACGCTCGACCACCCAATTCTTCAAACGTCCAGGCCAACGCTGCAGGCTGGGCTTTCGTATATGATGCGATAGTCAGCACGGCATCCACTCTCTCCCTGGCGGATAgcagcctcgtcatccaCAAGCCGCCAAGATGTCCAACAACCCttccctccatctcgccgAATATCTAGAGAGGCTGCCTGGTACGACCTTTAAGAAGCTGTACCAGCAGCCCTCCacggcctttgccatcttcagGCGCATGCTGCCGCATCTGGCAAAGACATTTGTCATGAGAATGCTGTTCATGCCACATCCCATGACTCTGAACGATCTAGATGTTTGGGTGAAGCCAGAAGCTAAGCGGTTAGATCACGCCTTCTGCCATTGTCACAATTGCCTGCCTAACCTTGGAACAGGAAAAAGGATCAAtcgctctccatcttgagaGGACTTCATATTGTTCAAATCTCCGCTCCCTCcaaagaaaagccacagGAGATCCAGCTCATGTCCAACTTTAAACGATCTCTCCGACTCGCTCTCACCGGTGGCGGGAACCACAACTCGTTCGGCGTGCCATCTTCCCTCCTCATCCCACCCGAAATCGACCTGCCGTTCCTCGATCGATACGCGCGCAAGAAGTGGGACGACGTTTTGCACTTTGTCGTCTCCAGCGTTGGCTATAAGAGCGTCGGCGATGGATCTGGGCCGAACAAGGGCGTCAAGGAGCTCCTCATCGCAGGGCGACTTGTCGACAGACGACCAAACGGAGGCTTGGGCATCACACAGGCGGGCTTTACCTTCTTGCTGCAAGAGGCAAATGCGCAGGTCTGGACGCTACttttgctgtggctggatGTTCTGGGCAATAACAAGGGCTCGGGACTGGATCCGGTCGACATGCTCTCGTTCCTCTTCATGCTTGCCAGCCTCGAGCTGGGACGAGCGTACGACACAAATGCGCTGACCGAAGAGCGGAGGAATATGCTTCCTTCGCTCGTCGACTTCGGCCTCATTTACATCCCCCAGCACAAGCGCTCCATGTTCTTCCCGACAAGACTGGCTACAACCCTTACGAGCGGAGGCAACAGTCTGCGAACAATCAGCGAGGGCGTCACAGCTGCTACCCAGTCAGCCCAGACATCGCAGCAATCCCTTGGTCCCCTCGGCGGTGGCGGGGAGCAGCAATCAGGCAGCGTCGTCATCGAGACAAACTACCGCCTCTACGCCTACACCCAGTCCGCCCTCCAAATCgccgtcctcgccctcttcgccaaGCTCAACATGCGCTTCCCAGACATGGTCGCCGGGCGCCTCTCCCGCGCGTCCATCCGTCAGGCCATCAACTTTGGCATCACTGCCGACCAGATCATTTCCTATCTCGCCGCCCACGCCCACGAGCAGATGCACCGCACCGCCGCCCTCACTAACAAGCCCGTCTTGCCGCCCACCGTCGTCGACCAGATCCGGCTGTGGCAGCTGGAGAATGAGCgcatgaagacgacgagcgGCTTCTTGTTCAGAGACTTCACCGACGATAAAGACTATCTCGACACGGCGCGCTTCTCAGAGGAGATTGGCGTGCTGGTTTGGAGAAATGATCATGCGCGCATGTTCTTTGCAAACAAACATGAGCAGATTAAAGATTTTTTGAAAACAAGGAAGAGGGCGGAATAAGACTTTATTACAGCTACTCTTTCCTACGTAATTTTTGATTGTTTCTCATCTATTACTTGGCAAATTGCATTATAACGACTGAAATTTAATTGGGCGTCTGGCGCTGGGAATGGACACTGGGACGGGAAGCATTAATCGGCTGAACCCCCAAAATGGATGCCGCGTATATTACATCAAtacaaaagaacaaaagtTGTAATTCATATCAGTAACTCATTGCCATAAACTATCTCGAAACTTGAATGTACCTACATTAACTCTACAATAGTCTTGAAGgctttccccccttttttttgcatttctttaacaagaagctcaagcacATGTACTTCTCCAATTCGAGCAACAGCCAATTCAATCCCTAAAGGGGATGATTCTTCGATGTATCCATCACAGTATCCATCACAAATTCCATTTCCAGTTGAATTCCAATTCAAACACTTGCCCCTGAGTCGATCCATTACATCTCGGCTTTCTTGTGCCAAGAACAAAAAGGGGAATCAAGAAAAcattgcaaaaaaaaaagaagaagaagaagaagactcaTCGGGGCCAAACGCCAATTTGCACTCCTTCCAACACAATTAATTCGCACAATTATGAATCCAATTTCATTACGACAAGGTGAGACGCTTTTCCCGAGACGCGCTAGAAATGCTTCCCGAGAGAAAGCTCTTGGACTTGTTATCGTGGTTATAAGAGCCGTAGCGCAGTTTTGTCAAGCTGTGCCTTTCGCCTTTTTTGGCACCCGAGCTGCGGAATATCTTTGCTATTAggcccttttcttccatAGTGCCGCCCTCGGGGAGCAGCGAGGGGCGACCATGTCGACGAGCATAAGCTTGCTGCCAGATGTGCAAAGAGCGCCTCGCTTCATCTGTGGTGCAAAGACTATCGAGGTGGTCAAATACACGGCGACATCGCGTGTCCTCTTCATTTTCGGGCGAGACATTGGACGATGTCATGAAGCTTCTCAAGGCGGAAGTGGTAGTTGAATTggggagatgagatgctcgCTGATGTAGGCTACTGTATGGCGTTTTGGGTCTCGCGGAAAAGGAGTTGGTCAACGATAGGCGAGATTCAATTGCATCTTTGGCAAGGTCTTCTGACAAATATTTATCATGGAGAGCCACGAATCGGCCAGACCAGTAAGCAGAAGATTGCGCGATGCTAATTCGCATGAATGGAGTCCCGGGAGAATATGACTGAACCGAGTTAGCCAGCGACGTTGTGGACGGTTGCACAAGATTCAATTTTGAAGGGTTGCAGAGTGTCGCGTCGGTTCTAgtagaagatggagaagatttGGAAGAGGAACCGGTGAAAGCTGAGGTGTTGATAGAGCGAACAGCCAGCGAAGGTCGGGAGATGGATGCCTTCAAGTCATGAAGGGCACTCATAGTTCGAGATTTGGGCAGTTTGCTCGCCAGTCGCTGATTTGGTGGATCTGGATGGAGAAAGCCATCTGGCGCAGGAGGAATATTCTCGTCCTGTACCAGTGTAGCTGTTGGCACTGTTCTAAAAGATGGCTTCGGTATAGATGAGGCTGATAACAAACTTTTGCGCGacttctttggcggctttAGATTGGAGCAGATCTTGATGGTTGGCGTGACCGCGATATCAGAGCTTGCAACGCTCGGACTGTTTTCTAATTGGCCGTCACTGTGGAATTCAGCTGATATGTGCCTTGGTGTTTGGATAGGTAACGGAAGACGGCATTCGGGAATGGAGCTGTAGCTGTCTGTTTCACagtccttgatggcatcgacaATAATAAGCCTCTCGCTTCGGATAAGATCGGCACCTCGTGAGTTTTTGACCGGGCCTATGGGTGCAGAGATGAGGGGCCTTCTATTCTTTCCACGTCCTCGCATATTGTTTCGGCTGCAACAATGGCTATTGAAGAGCAGAGTTCTAATGGTGTTCAAGTAGGTGTTattaaagaaagaaatgaattCTAGATACAACGCTGGAGGATCATTGGCGTTCAGCGGAAGTCAAAGGAGAGCACAGGAAGAGATAAAATTACCAACAAGctgtttgtcttttccttgttcGATCTTCTAAAAAGGCAGCTCTGCCTACCACAAGAGCTGCCTATTTAAAGCAGCGAGCTGTCGAGCCGGGCAGCCAATCCTAGTCGAGAGTGATATGCTGAAAGGACAAGGCACAAAGAGGAGAGACCATGGGAAAGGTCGAGACGGAATGGCGAGATGAATATGATCTGGAAAGAAACGCCGGGCCTGGTGATATCCAGGTGCCAAAGAATTGGGGGAGTCGTGATATCGCGTTATATGCGTGGCTTGCAGCAACATCGAGCTGCATGCTCGTTAAGCGATACAGCTGAGAGGCAAGAGGCGGCGCCTAAACGACAGGCTTGTTTGGAGAGAAACCCCGTCCAGGACGCGTCTCTGTCTACTGCGAGTCGATTCGTAGGACTGACGCGTGACTGAAGCAGATGCGAAAAAGCACTTTGGCAGAAACTGGCATCTGGCAGGTGCCCGGCAACCTTGCCATCTGCAGAGGCGCCGGTCTTGCAGTTATTCCGCTGagcgccatctttgccagcagcaaatTATTCAAATGTTAATCTTTCTATCTCTTTGACATAGCTCTCTTGCAGCCTCCTTTCTCCCGTgcgtctttgctgctctATTGTCAGCATCCAGCTTCCTCCGTCTATTGCTGTCATTTGCACCGCGATCTTCCCAATACATCGCCCACAATGCATTATATCCTCTTCTCGCCTCGAACACAATTACATAAAGATGCTCCTCAGAGAGGTCCGTCCACAGCTAATCGTCCCAGCCTTCGATTTTGAACCGGAAAACAACATCTCCTTCCCCTCGGGGTATCTCGTTTCCGTTGGCATCCCAAAGAGCCCGCTCCACGTATGTCGTGTTGCCGTCGTTGTCCACCAGCATCACCGTCTGTCGTTGCGTTCCATACATGCCCTCTTCAAAGCCCATCGGCGGATGTGGGCTTGCGCTTGGGGTGATGCCTGGCCTTGACTCTTgcttgagctcttcgaccGCCTTTTGATTATGCTTGAGATCTGCCCATAAAATGCGGCCTTTCGCAgtggccttttccatctccgtGCAATTGACTTCGTCGCCAACCGGGGGCACGAAGATGGTATGCCTCATCAAGTTCATATACTCTTGCAAGCTTGATCCTGAAGGTCGTTCCGGCATGGATTCCGTATCGAGGACGGAGAAGAGGCTTGCAATGAGATCGTCTTCAGTAGACTTCTTCGCCGCGGCCTCCATTACCACCTCCTTCAGGAGACGCTTTGCCGCAGTTACCTTGGGCCACTCGTTGGGATCGTTGTATACCGTATTGCTCAGCCCCCAAACGCCATCCGGCTCAAGCCCGACCAAAGGAACATCATCCACGTCAGCAGCCCTGTTGCTCACAATGGCGATGCCTTCGTTCTTTCGTTTCAGCTTGCTACATACCATCGAAAATCCTCC is a window encoding:
- a CDS encoding uncharacterized protein (BUSCO:EOG092D1ODU); this translates as MSNNPSLHLAEYLERLPGTTFKKLYQQPSTAFAIFRRMLPHLAKTFVMRMLFMPHPMTLNDLDVWVKPEAKRKKDQSLSILRGLHIVQISAPSKEKPQEIQLMSNFKRSLRLALTGGGNHNSFGVPSSLLIPPEIDLPFLDRYARKKWDDVLHFVVSSVGYKSVGDGSGPNKGVKELLIAGRLVDRRPNGGLGITQAGFTFLLQEANAQVWTLLLLWLDVLGNNKGSGLDPVDMLSFLFMLASLELGRAYDTNALTEERRNMLPSLVDFGLIYIPQHKRSMFFPTRLATTLTSGGNSLRTISEGVTAATQSAQTSQQSLGPLGGGGEQQSGSVVIETNYRLYAYTQSALQIAVLALFAKLNMRFPDMVAGRLSRASIRQAINFGITADQIISYLAAHAHEQMHRTAALTNKPVLPPTVVDQIRLWQLENERMKTTSGFLFRDFTDDKDYLDTARFSEEIGVLVWRNDHARMFFANKHEQIKDFLKTRKRAE
- a CDS encoding uncharacterized protein (EggNog:ENOG41), with amino-acid sequence MRGRGKNRRPLISAPIGPVKNSRGADLIRSERLIIVDAIKDCETDSYSSIPECRLPLPIQTPRHISAEFHSDGQLENSPSVASSDIAVTPTIKICSNLKPPKKSRKSLLSASSIPKPSFRTVPTATLVQDENIPPAPDGFLHPDPPNQRLASKLPKSRTMSALHDLKASISRPSLAVRSINTSAFTGSSSKSSPSSTRTDATLCNPSKLNLVQPSTTSLANSVQSYSPGTPFMRISIAQSSAYWSGRFVALHDKYLSEDLAKDAIESRLSLTNSFSARPKTPYSSLHQRASHLPNSTTTSALRSFMTSSNVSPENEEDTRCRRVFDHLDSLCTTDEARRSLHIWQQAYARRHGRPSLLPEGGTMEEKGLIAKIFRSSGAKKGERHSLTKLRYGSYNHDNKSKSFLSGSISSASREKRLTLS
- a CDS encoding uncharacterized protein (EggNog:ENOG41) produces the protein MCIVVFTTAHPDYSLILIDNRDEFILRPTSRPHWWTHPESGSDVLSSRDLQRAAKGTWLGITKTGNLAVLTNYREVDSDDAQHPVHGIKSRGRMVNMWLGGLPDEGIMKGVNELVQDGGVKGVGGFSMVCSKLKRKNEGIAIVSNRAADVDDVPLVGLEPDGVWGLSNTVYNDPNEWPKVTAAKRLLKEVVMEAAAKKSTEDDLIASLFSVLDTESMPERPSGSSLQEYMNLMRHTIFVPPVGDEVNCTEMEKATAKGRILWADLKHNQKAVEELKQESRPGITPSASPHPPMGFEEGMYGTQRQTVMLVDNDGNTTYVERALWDANGNEIPRGEGDVVFRFKIEGWDD